The proteins below are encoded in one region of Podarcis raffonei isolate rPodRaf1 chromosome 8, rPodRaf1.pri, whole genome shotgun sequence:
- the WDR62 gene encoding WD repeat-containing protein 62 isoform X4 encodes MAGGGGGGGFYARPLASGADSPPLLSLRRRSKLQGPEEAVMLEKVLGITTQTSSALTCDPNTGQIAYPTGCVVVILNPRQNKQRHIFNTARKTVSALSFSSDGKYIATGENGHRPAVRVWDVEEKTQVSELHGHKHGVACVAFSPNMKYLVSVGYPHDMIVNVWDWKKGTLIASNKISSKVMAISFSEDSYFVTVGHRHVKFWFLDESREFKIKQTVPLVGRSGLLGELHNNIFCDVACGQGKMSGSTFCISYSGLLCQFNEKRVLEKWIDLKVSLANCICVSEEFIFCGCANGTVRIFHTHNLHYLSDLPKPHHLGIDVAGEEMLRRPGATYSDTIALAFDPRHHWLSCVYKDHSLYIWDVKDTRQVGKVWSDLFHSSFVWNVEVYPEFEDHRGCLPPGSFLTCSSDNTIRFWNLENGTHVDFQKNIYSNNLLKIIYVENNIQHLQDLTNLPDRGENANYLDVKSGVRVMQVSPDGQHLASGDRAGNLRIHELKYMDEVIKVEAHDSEVLCLQYSKPETGMALLASASRDRLIHVLNVEENYKLEQTLDDHSSAITAVRFAGNGEIQMISCGADKSIYFRSAQKVSDGINFIRTHHVAEKTTLYDMDIDITQKYVAVACQDRNVRVYNTASGKQKWCYKGSQGDDGSLLKVQLDPSGTFLATSCSDKSISIIDFHSGECVAKMFGHSEVVTGMKFTFDCKHLITVSGDSCIFIWHLSPEITTCMKQHLMDLDQVQQQRKAREPVWPHQVRREPYIALPSERSPCGAERLTDYDTEEEREEEDAALLTPPQAVLDTAPACVLTNGKLPMWAKRLLGEADNADTAAFNSRVSYQPQGRWAERAAKEPIKTMLDADLNYFTPIKNSSLHDSELEPQNLNRLLSEAKDHPSNIIEDFQQSDLSSDDEAKEELEISGDSLCPEQTGSKTPESERSYMKELLLQPAFQKEAANTKEKLPDKIYSVTSLDSEVSAFSHQQEVSEAETEMTDVEENFQQTSSLPQTPEQEKYLRNHFETLADAQAEEKFDGCLKDLKAPEEQEEEEAALFQNPRLSISTRFLSSCQKNSRFAAPFLPRLRQHSQAAAADQLAEESLLSGEHKKPEKFSEETSCELKEKLDARTFIASESQVLVKNFEINLQPLCTKFQETLQLYDKVTSCSDSTEEELLHVKNRLVSTFSWMKQELDSRAIKNNADVATATDSPSPWQKHLQDSETRSLLKHYSDSLLNMVQKKLEETHKADVA; translated from the exons atggctggcggcggcggcggcggaggttTTTACGCGCGACCGTTGGCCTCCGGCGCGGACTCGCCGCCGCTCCTGAGCCTGAGGCGCCGGTCGAAACTCCAGGGGCCGGAGGAGGCG GTTATGCTAGAGAAAGTCTTGGGAATAACTACTCAAACCAGCAGTGCATTAACTTGTGACCCAAACACGGGGCAGATAGCCTATCCAACAGG ATGCGTGGTTGTGATTTTAAATCCTCGGCAGAATAAACAGAGGCATATTTTTAATACTGCTAG GAAAACAGTTAGTGCTCTATCTTTCTCTTCTGATGGGAAATATATTGCAACTGGTGAG AACGGGCACAGGCCGGCAGTCCGCGTGTGGGATGTTGAAGAGAAAACCCAAGTGTCGGAGCTGCACGGCCACAAGCACGGCGTGGCGTGTGTGGCCTTTTCCCCCAATATGAAATACCTGGTCTCGGTGGGCTATCCGCATGACATGATTGTCAACGTGTGGGACTGGAAG AAGGGCACACTCATTGCCTCCAATAAAATCTCCTCCAAGGTTATGGCCATCTCCTTCTCAGAGGACAGCTACTTTGTTACTGTCGGCCACCGACACGTCAAGTTCTGGTTCTTGGATGAATCCAGGGAGTTTAAG ATTAAACAGACCGTTCCCCTGGTTGGTCGCTCTGGTCTTCTGGGAGAGCTTCACAACAACATCTTCTGTGACGTGGCATGTGGGCAGGGCAAAATGTCAGGTAGCACGTTCTGCATTTCTTATTCTGGCCTCCTCTGCCAGTTTAACGAGAAGCGCGTGCTGGAGAAGTGGATCGATCTGAAG GTGTCTCTAGCCAACTGCATTTGCGTTAGCGAAGAGTTTATTTTCTGCGGTTGTGCAAATGGAACCGTACGCATCTTCCACACCCACAACTTGCATTATCTCTCGGACTTGCCTAAACCGCACCACCTGGGCATCGACGTCGCTGGAGAAGAAATGCTGAG AAGGCCAGGTGCCACCTACTCAGATACGATTGCCTTGGCCTTTGACCCCCGCCATCACTGGCTCTCCTGCGTTTACAAGGACCACAGTCTGTACATTTGGGATGTGAAGGACACCCGCCAAGTGGGGAAAGTGTGGTCTGACCTTTTCCACAGCTCCTTTGTGTGGAATGTTGAG GTTTATCCTGAGTTTGAAGACCACAGAGGATGTTTACCCCCAGGGTCCTTTCTAACATGCTCATCGGACAATACTATACGGTTCTGGAACTTGGAAAATGGCACGCACGTGGATTTTCAGAAGAACATCTACAGTAAC AACTTGCTGAAGATTATCTATGTGGAAAATAACATCCAGCACCTGCAAGATTTAACAAATTTGCCAGACAGAGGTGAAAATGCCAACTACCTGGATGTGAAATCTGGTGTCCGTGTGATGCaggtcagccctgatggccagcacttggCCTCTGGGGACAGAGCGGGAAATTTGAG GATACATGAGCTAAAATATATGGATGAAGTCATTAAAGTGGAAGCTCACGATTCAGAAGTTCTTTGCTTACAATATTCTAAGCCAGAAAcgg GGATGGCCCTGCTGGCCTCAGCGAGCCGAGACAGGCTGATTCATGTGCTCAACGTGGAGGAAAATTATAAACTAGAGCAGACGTTGGACGACCATTCCTCAGCCATAACAGCTGTGAGGTTTGCTG GAAATGGAGAGATTCAAATGATCAGCTGTGGAGCCGACAAAAGCATCTATTTTCGCAGTGCACAAAAG GTGTCGGACGGAATTAACTTCATCAGAACTCACCACGTTGCTGAGAAAACGACCTTGTACGACATGGATATCGACATAACACAGAAGTATGTTGCAGTGGCCTGTCAGGACAGAAATGTCAG GGTATACAACACAGCCAGCGGGAAACAGAAGTGGTGCTACAAAGGCTCACAAGGCGATGACGGATCCCTTCTGAAG GTCCAGCTGGATCCTTCTGGAACATTCTTGGCCACCAGTTGCTCAGACAAGAGCATTTCCATTATCGACTTCCACTCTGGGGAGTGTGTTGCCAAAATGTTTGGACACTCAG AAGTCGTTACGGGGATGAAATTCACCTTTGACTGCAAACATTTGATCACCGTCTCGGGAGACAG CTGCATCTTTATATGGCACCTGAGTCCTGAAATTACCACCTGCATGAAGCAGCATTTGATGGACCTGGATCAAGTCCAGCAGCAGAGGAAAGCCAGGGAGCCCGTGTGGCCTCATCAGGTCAG GAGGGAGCCCTACATTGCTCTGCCAAGCGAAAGGTCTCCCTGTGGGGCTGAGCGCCTGACTGACTATGacacggaggaggagagggaagaggaagacgCTGCTCTTCTGACGCCCCCCCAAGCTGTCCTTGATACAG CTCCTGCGTGCGTCCTCACCAACGGTAAACTACCCATGTGGGCAAAAAGGCTG CTTGGAGAGGCAGATAATGCGGACACCGCCGCCTTCAACTCCAGGGTGAGTTATCAGCCGCAAGGGCGATGGGCAGAACGTGCCGCCAAAGAGCCCATTAAGACCATGCTGGATGCAGACCTGAATTACTTCACCCCAATTAAAAACAGCAGCCTGCATGACAGTGAGCTGGAACCGCAGAATCTGAATCGGCTGCTCTCAGAG GCCAAAGACCACCCCAGCAACATCATTGAAGATTTCCAGCAGTCAGATCTGTCCTCTGATGATGAGGCGAAAGAAGAGCTTGAAATCAGTGGGGACAGCCTGTGCCCCGAACAGACCGGCAGCAAGACCCCGGAGAGCGAAAG GAGCTACATGAAGGAGCTGCTCCTTCAGCCGGCGTTCCAGAAGGAAGCGGCAAATACCAAGGAGAAGCTGCCAGACAAAATCTACTCTGTGACTTCCTTAGATTCAGAGGTCTCTGCTTTCAGCCACCAGCAAGAAG TTTCGGAGGCAGAAACGGAAATGACCGACGTGGAGGAGAACTTCCAGCAGACCAGCTCTCTGCCCCAAACCCCTGAGCAAGAGAAATACCTGCGGAATCACTTTGAGACGCTGGCTGATGCCCAGGCAGAAG AAAAGTTTGATGGCTGCCTAAAGGATCTGAAGGCGCCCGaggagcaagaggaggaggaggcggccttGTTCCAGAACCCTCGCCTGAGCATATCTACCCGTTTTCTCTCCAGCTGCCAAAAGAATAGCAG GTTTGCAGCTCCCTTTCTTCCGAGGCTCCGTCAGCACTCTCAGGCCGCTGCTGCAGACCAACTGGCGGAGGAGAGTCTCCTGTCGGGCGAGCACAAGAAACCAGAG aaattttctgaagaaaccagctgTGAGCTGAAGGAAAAGCTTGACGCCAGAACCTTCATCGCCTCAG AATCACAGGTCCTGGTCAAAAACTTTGAAATAAACCTGCAGCCTTTGTGCACCAAGTTTCAAGAGACTTTGCAGCTTTATGATAAG GTGACCTCCTGCAGCGACTCCACGGAGGAGGAGCTTCTCCACGTTAAGAACCGGCTGGTTAGCACTTTCTCCTGGATGAAACAGGAGCTGGACTCCCGAGCGATCAAGAACAACGCAGACGTGGCAACAGCCACGGACAGCCCGTCGCCCTGGCAGAAGCACCTTCAGGACAGCGAGACTCGCTCTCTCCTGAAGCATTACTCCGACTCGCTGCTGAACATGGTCCAGAAGAAGCTGGAGGAAACCCACAAGGCGGACGTCGCCTGA
- the WDR62 gene encoding WD repeat-containing protein 62 isoform X3 has protein sequence MAGGGGGGGFYARPLASGADSPPLLSLRRRSKLQGPEEAVMLEKVLGITTQTSSALTCDPNTGQIAYPTGCVVVILNPRQNKQRHIFNTARKTVSALSFSSDGKYIATGENGHRPAVRVWDVEEKTQVSELHGHKHGVACVAFSPNMKYLVSVGYPHDMIVNVWDWKKGTLIASNKISSKVMAISFSEDSYFVTVGHRHVKFWFLDESREFKIKQTVPLVGRSGLLGELHNNIFCDVACGQGKMSGSTFCISYSGLLCQFNEKRVLEKWIDLKVSLANCICVSEEFIFCGCANGTVRIFHTHNLHYLSDLPKPHHLGIDVAGEEMLRRPGATYSDTIALAFDPRHHWLSCVYKDHSLYIWDVKDTRQVGKVWSDLFHSSFVWNVEVYPEFEDHRGCLPPGSFLTCSSDNTIRFWNLENGTHVDFQKNIYSNNLLKIIYVENNIQHLQDLTNLPDRGENANYLDVKSGVRVMQVSPDGQHLASGDRAGNLRIHELKYMDEVIKVEAHDSEVLCLQYSKPETGMALLASASRDRLIHVLNVEENYKLEQTLDDHSSAITAVRFAGNGEIQMISCGADKSIYFRSAQKVSDGINFIRTHHVAEKTTLYDMDIDITQKYVAVACQDRNVRVYNTASGKQKWCYKGSQGDDGSLLKVQLDPSGTFLATSCSDKSISIIDFHSGECVAKMFGHSEVVTGMKFTFDCKHLITVSGDSCIFIWHLSPEITTCMKQHLMDLDQVQQQRKAREPVWPHQVRREPYIALPSERSPCGAERLTDYDTEEEREEEDAALLTPPQAVLDTAPACVLTNGKLPMWAKRLLGEADNADTAAFNSRVSYQPQGRWAERAAKEPIKTMLDADLNYFTPIKNSSLHDSELEPQNLNRLLSEVTGYFWFSLQAKDHPSNIIEDFQQSDLSSDDEAKEELEISGDSLCPEQTGSKTPESERSYMKELLLQPAFQKEAANTKEKLPDKIYSVTSLDSEVSAFSHQQEVSEAETEMTDVEENFQQTSSLPQTPEQEKYLRNHFETLADAQAEEKFDGCLKDLKAPEEQEEEEAALFQNPRLSISTRFLSSCQKNSRFAAPFLPRLRQHSQAAAADQLAEESLLSGEHKKPEARWPPEWRMSRWAQLFPFASWQTSCLPALL, from the exons atggctggcggcggcggcggcggaggttTTTACGCGCGACCGTTGGCCTCCGGCGCGGACTCGCCGCCGCTCCTGAGCCTGAGGCGCCGGTCGAAACTCCAGGGGCCGGAGGAGGCG GTTATGCTAGAGAAAGTCTTGGGAATAACTACTCAAACCAGCAGTGCATTAACTTGTGACCCAAACACGGGGCAGATAGCCTATCCAACAGG ATGCGTGGTTGTGATTTTAAATCCTCGGCAGAATAAACAGAGGCATATTTTTAATACTGCTAG GAAAACAGTTAGTGCTCTATCTTTCTCTTCTGATGGGAAATATATTGCAACTGGTGAG AACGGGCACAGGCCGGCAGTCCGCGTGTGGGATGTTGAAGAGAAAACCCAAGTGTCGGAGCTGCACGGCCACAAGCACGGCGTGGCGTGTGTGGCCTTTTCCCCCAATATGAAATACCTGGTCTCGGTGGGCTATCCGCATGACATGATTGTCAACGTGTGGGACTGGAAG AAGGGCACACTCATTGCCTCCAATAAAATCTCCTCCAAGGTTATGGCCATCTCCTTCTCAGAGGACAGCTACTTTGTTACTGTCGGCCACCGACACGTCAAGTTCTGGTTCTTGGATGAATCCAGGGAGTTTAAG ATTAAACAGACCGTTCCCCTGGTTGGTCGCTCTGGTCTTCTGGGAGAGCTTCACAACAACATCTTCTGTGACGTGGCATGTGGGCAGGGCAAAATGTCAGGTAGCACGTTCTGCATTTCTTATTCTGGCCTCCTCTGCCAGTTTAACGAGAAGCGCGTGCTGGAGAAGTGGATCGATCTGAAG GTGTCTCTAGCCAACTGCATTTGCGTTAGCGAAGAGTTTATTTTCTGCGGTTGTGCAAATGGAACCGTACGCATCTTCCACACCCACAACTTGCATTATCTCTCGGACTTGCCTAAACCGCACCACCTGGGCATCGACGTCGCTGGAGAAGAAATGCTGAG AAGGCCAGGTGCCACCTACTCAGATACGATTGCCTTGGCCTTTGACCCCCGCCATCACTGGCTCTCCTGCGTTTACAAGGACCACAGTCTGTACATTTGGGATGTGAAGGACACCCGCCAAGTGGGGAAAGTGTGGTCTGACCTTTTCCACAGCTCCTTTGTGTGGAATGTTGAG GTTTATCCTGAGTTTGAAGACCACAGAGGATGTTTACCCCCAGGGTCCTTTCTAACATGCTCATCGGACAATACTATACGGTTCTGGAACTTGGAAAATGGCACGCACGTGGATTTTCAGAAGAACATCTACAGTAAC AACTTGCTGAAGATTATCTATGTGGAAAATAACATCCAGCACCTGCAAGATTTAACAAATTTGCCAGACAGAGGTGAAAATGCCAACTACCTGGATGTGAAATCTGGTGTCCGTGTGATGCaggtcagccctgatggccagcacttggCCTCTGGGGACAGAGCGGGAAATTTGAG GATACATGAGCTAAAATATATGGATGAAGTCATTAAAGTGGAAGCTCACGATTCAGAAGTTCTTTGCTTACAATATTCTAAGCCAGAAAcgg GGATGGCCCTGCTGGCCTCAGCGAGCCGAGACAGGCTGATTCATGTGCTCAACGTGGAGGAAAATTATAAACTAGAGCAGACGTTGGACGACCATTCCTCAGCCATAACAGCTGTGAGGTTTGCTG GAAATGGAGAGATTCAAATGATCAGCTGTGGAGCCGACAAAAGCATCTATTTTCGCAGTGCACAAAAG GTGTCGGACGGAATTAACTTCATCAGAACTCACCACGTTGCTGAGAAAACGACCTTGTACGACATGGATATCGACATAACACAGAAGTATGTTGCAGTGGCCTGTCAGGACAGAAATGTCAG GGTATACAACACAGCCAGCGGGAAACAGAAGTGGTGCTACAAAGGCTCACAAGGCGATGACGGATCCCTTCTGAAG GTCCAGCTGGATCCTTCTGGAACATTCTTGGCCACCAGTTGCTCAGACAAGAGCATTTCCATTATCGACTTCCACTCTGGGGAGTGTGTTGCCAAAATGTTTGGACACTCAG AAGTCGTTACGGGGATGAAATTCACCTTTGACTGCAAACATTTGATCACCGTCTCGGGAGACAG CTGCATCTTTATATGGCACCTGAGTCCTGAAATTACCACCTGCATGAAGCAGCATTTGATGGACCTGGATCAAGTCCAGCAGCAGAGGAAAGCCAGGGAGCCCGTGTGGCCTCATCAGGTCAG GAGGGAGCCCTACATTGCTCTGCCAAGCGAAAGGTCTCCCTGTGGGGCTGAGCGCCTGACTGACTATGacacggaggaggagagggaagaggaagacgCTGCTCTTCTGACGCCCCCCCAAGCTGTCCTTGATACAG CTCCTGCGTGCGTCCTCACCAACGGTAAACTACCCATGTGGGCAAAAAGGCTG CTTGGAGAGGCAGATAATGCGGACACCGCCGCCTTCAACTCCAGGGTGAGTTATCAGCCGCAAGGGCGATGGGCAGAACGTGCCGCCAAAGAGCCCATTAAGACCATGCTGGATGCAGACCTGAATTACTTCACCCCAATTAAAAACAGCAGCCTGCATGACAGTGAGCTGGAACCGCAGAATCTGAATCGGCTGCTCTCAGAG GTCACAGGCTATTTTTGGTTTTCCCTCCAGGCCAAAGACCACCCCAGCAACATCATTGAAGATTTCCAGCAGTCAGATCTGTCCTCTGATGATGAGGCGAAAGAAGAGCTTGAAATCAGTGGGGACAGCCTGTGCCCCGAACAGACCGGCAGCAAGACCCCGGAGAGCGAAAG GAGCTACATGAAGGAGCTGCTCCTTCAGCCGGCGTTCCAGAAGGAAGCGGCAAATACCAAGGAGAAGCTGCCAGACAAAATCTACTCTGTGACTTCCTTAGATTCAGAGGTCTCTGCTTTCAGCCACCAGCAAGAAG TTTCGGAGGCAGAAACGGAAATGACCGACGTGGAGGAGAACTTCCAGCAGACCAGCTCTCTGCCCCAAACCCCTGAGCAAGAGAAATACCTGCGGAATCACTTTGAGACGCTGGCTGATGCCCAGGCAGAAG AAAAGTTTGATGGCTGCCTAAAGGATCTGAAGGCGCCCGaggagcaagaggaggaggaggcggccttGTTCCAGAACCCTCGCCTGAGCATATCTACCCGTTTTCTCTCCAGCTGCCAAAAGAATAGCAG GTTTGCAGCTCCCTTTCTTCCGAGGCTCCGTCAGCACTCTCAGGCCGCTGCTGCAGACCAACTGGCGGAGGAGAGTCTCCTGTCGGGCGAGCACAAGAAACCAGAGGCAAGATGGCCGCCTGAGTGGAGGATGAGCCGCTGGGCTCAGCTGTTCCCTTTTGCATCTTGGCAGACGTCTTGTCTCCCAGCCCTTCTGTGA
- the WDR62 gene encoding WD repeat-containing protein 62 isoform X2 — translation MDWLQGNMCKWLEIPMRSITYHKYHIKVMLEKVLGITTQTSSALTCDPNTGQIAYPTGCVVVILNPRQNKQRHIFNTARKTVSALSFSSDGKYIATGENGHRPAVRVWDVEEKTQVSELHGHKHGVACVAFSPNMKYLVSVGYPHDMIVNVWDWKKGTLIASNKISSKVMAISFSEDSYFVTVGHRHVKFWFLDESREFKIKQTVPLVGRSGLLGELHNNIFCDVACGQGKMSGSTFCISYSGLLCQFNEKRVLEKWIDLKVSLANCICVSEEFIFCGCANGTVRIFHTHNLHYLSDLPKPHHLGIDVAGEEMLRRPGATYSDTIALAFDPRHHWLSCVYKDHSLYIWDVKDTRQVGKVWSDLFHSSFVWNVEVYPEFEDHRGCLPPGSFLTCSSDNTIRFWNLENGTHVDFQKNIYSNNLLKIIYVENNIQHLQDLTNLPDRGENANYLDVKSGVRVMQVSPDGQHLASGDRAGNLRIHELKYMDEVIKVEAHDSEVLCLQYSKPETGMALLASASRDRLIHVLNVEENYKLEQTLDDHSSAITAVRFAGNGEIQMISCGADKSIYFRSAQKVSDGINFIRTHHVAEKTTLYDMDIDITQKYVAVACQDRNVRVYNTASGKQKWCYKGSQGDDGSLLKVQLDPSGTFLATSCSDKSISIIDFHSGECVAKMFGHSEVVTGMKFTFDCKHLITVSGDSCIFIWHLSPEITTCMKQHLMDLDQVQQQRKAREPVWPHQVRREPYIALPSERSPCGAERLTDYDTEEEREEEDAALLTPPQAVLDTAPACVLTNGKLPMWAKRLLGEADNADTAAFNSRVSYQPQGRWAERAAKEPIKTMLDADLNYFTPIKNSSLHDSELEPQNLNRLLSEVTGYFWFSLQAKDHPSNIIEDFQQSDLSSDDEAKEELEISGDSLCPEQTGSKTPESERSYMKELLLQPAFQKEAANTKEKLPDKIYSVTSLDSEVSAFSHQQEVSEAETEMTDVEENFQQTSSLPQTPEQEKYLRNHFETLADAQAEEKFDGCLKDLKAPEEQEEEEAALFQNPRLSISTRFLSSCQKNSRFAAPFLPRLRQHSQAAAADQLAEESLLSGEHKKPEARWPPEWRMSRWAQLFPFASWQTSCLPALL, via the exons atggactggttgcagggcaacatgtgcaaatggcttgagatacctatgaggtccataaccTACCATAAAtaccatataaag GTTATGCTAGAGAAAGTCTTGGGAATAACTACTCAAACCAGCAGTGCATTAACTTGTGACCCAAACACGGGGCAGATAGCCTATCCAACAGG ATGCGTGGTTGTGATTTTAAATCCTCGGCAGAATAAACAGAGGCATATTTTTAATACTGCTAG GAAAACAGTTAGTGCTCTATCTTTCTCTTCTGATGGGAAATATATTGCAACTGGTGAG AACGGGCACAGGCCGGCAGTCCGCGTGTGGGATGTTGAAGAGAAAACCCAAGTGTCGGAGCTGCACGGCCACAAGCACGGCGTGGCGTGTGTGGCCTTTTCCCCCAATATGAAATACCTGGTCTCGGTGGGCTATCCGCATGACATGATTGTCAACGTGTGGGACTGGAAG AAGGGCACACTCATTGCCTCCAATAAAATCTCCTCCAAGGTTATGGCCATCTCCTTCTCAGAGGACAGCTACTTTGTTACTGTCGGCCACCGACACGTCAAGTTCTGGTTCTTGGATGAATCCAGGGAGTTTAAG ATTAAACAGACCGTTCCCCTGGTTGGTCGCTCTGGTCTTCTGGGAGAGCTTCACAACAACATCTTCTGTGACGTGGCATGTGGGCAGGGCAAAATGTCAGGTAGCACGTTCTGCATTTCTTATTCTGGCCTCCTCTGCCAGTTTAACGAGAAGCGCGTGCTGGAGAAGTGGATCGATCTGAAG GTGTCTCTAGCCAACTGCATTTGCGTTAGCGAAGAGTTTATTTTCTGCGGTTGTGCAAATGGAACCGTACGCATCTTCCACACCCACAACTTGCATTATCTCTCGGACTTGCCTAAACCGCACCACCTGGGCATCGACGTCGCTGGAGAAGAAATGCTGAG AAGGCCAGGTGCCACCTACTCAGATACGATTGCCTTGGCCTTTGACCCCCGCCATCACTGGCTCTCCTGCGTTTACAAGGACCACAGTCTGTACATTTGGGATGTGAAGGACACCCGCCAAGTGGGGAAAGTGTGGTCTGACCTTTTCCACAGCTCCTTTGTGTGGAATGTTGAG GTTTATCCTGAGTTTGAAGACCACAGAGGATGTTTACCCCCAGGGTCCTTTCTAACATGCTCATCGGACAATACTATACGGTTCTGGAACTTGGAAAATGGCACGCACGTGGATTTTCAGAAGAACATCTACAGTAAC AACTTGCTGAAGATTATCTATGTGGAAAATAACATCCAGCACCTGCAAGATTTAACAAATTTGCCAGACAGAGGTGAAAATGCCAACTACCTGGATGTGAAATCTGGTGTCCGTGTGATGCaggtcagccctgatggccagcacttggCCTCTGGGGACAGAGCGGGAAATTTGAG GATACATGAGCTAAAATATATGGATGAAGTCATTAAAGTGGAAGCTCACGATTCAGAAGTTCTTTGCTTACAATATTCTAAGCCAGAAAcgg GGATGGCCCTGCTGGCCTCAGCGAGCCGAGACAGGCTGATTCATGTGCTCAACGTGGAGGAAAATTATAAACTAGAGCAGACGTTGGACGACCATTCCTCAGCCATAACAGCTGTGAGGTTTGCTG GAAATGGAGAGATTCAAATGATCAGCTGTGGAGCCGACAAAAGCATCTATTTTCGCAGTGCACAAAAG GTGTCGGACGGAATTAACTTCATCAGAACTCACCACGTTGCTGAGAAAACGACCTTGTACGACATGGATATCGACATAACACAGAAGTATGTTGCAGTGGCCTGTCAGGACAGAAATGTCAG GGTATACAACACAGCCAGCGGGAAACAGAAGTGGTGCTACAAAGGCTCACAAGGCGATGACGGATCCCTTCTGAAG GTCCAGCTGGATCCTTCTGGAACATTCTTGGCCACCAGTTGCTCAGACAAGAGCATTTCCATTATCGACTTCCACTCTGGGGAGTGTGTTGCCAAAATGTTTGGACACTCAG AAGTCGTTACGGGGATGAAATTCACCTTTGACTGCAAACATTTGATCACCGTCTCGGGAGACAG CTGCATCTTTATATGGCACCTGAGTCCTGAAATTACCACCTGCATGAAGCAGCATTTGATGGACCTGGATCAAGTCCAGCAGCAGAGGAAAGCCAGGGAGCCCGTGTGGCCTCATCAGGTCAG GAGGGAGCCCTACATTGCTCTGCCAAGCGAAAGGTCTCCCTGTGGGGCTGAGCGCCTGACTGACTATGacacggaggaggagagggaagaggaagacgCTGCTCTTCTGACGCCCCCCCAAGCTGTCCTTGATACAG CTCCTGCGTGCGTCCTCACCAACGGTAAACTACCCATGTGGGCAAAAAGGCTG CTTGGAGAGGCAGATAATGCGGACACCGCCGCCTTCAACTCCAGGGTGAGTTATCAGCCGCAAGGGCGATGGGCAGAACGTGCCGCCAAAGAGCCCATTAAGACCATGCTGGATGCAGACCTGAATTACTTCACCCCAATTAAAAACAGCAGCCTGCATGACAGTGAGCTGGAACCGCAGAATCTGAATCGGCTGCTCTCAGAG GTCACAGGCTATTTTTGGTTTTCCCTCCAGGCCAAAGACCACCCCAGCAACATCATTGAAGATTTCCAGCAGTCAGATCTGTCCTCTGATGATGAGGCGAAAGAAGAGCTTGAAATCAGTGGGGACAGCCTGTGCCCCGAACAGACCGGCAGCAAGACCCCGGAGAGCGAAAG GAGCTACATGAAGGAGCTGCTCCTTCAGCCGGCGTTCCAGAAGGAAGCGGCAAATACCAAGGAGAAGCTGCCAGACAAAATCTACTCTGTGACTTCCTTAGATTCAGAGGTCTCTGCTTTCAGCCACCAGCAAGAAG TTTCGGAGGCAGAAACGGAAATGACCGACGTGGAGGAGAACTTCCAGCAGACCAGCTCTCTGCCCCAAACCCCTGAGCAAGAGAAATACCTGCGGAATCACTTTGAGACGCTGGCTGATGCCCAGGCAGAAG AAAAGTTTGATGGCTGCCTAAAGGATCTGAAGGCGCCCGaggagcaagaggaggaggaggcggccttGTTCCAGAACCCTCGCCTGAGCATATCTACCCGTTTTCTCTCCAGCTGCCAAAAGAATAGCAG GTTTGCAGCTCCCTTTCTTCCGAGGCTCCGTCAGCACTCTCAGGCCGCTGCTGCAGACCAACTGGCGGAGGAGAGTCTCCTGTCGGGCGAGCACAAGAAACCAGAGGCAAGATGGCCGCCTGAGTGGAGGATGAGCCGCTGGGCTCAGCTGTTCCCTTTTGCATCTTGGCAGACGTCTTGTCTCCCAGCCCTTCTGTGA